Genomic DNA from Theobroma cacao cultivar B97-61/B2 chromosome 3, Criollo_cocoa_genome_V2, whole genome shotgun sequence:
TAGATTGGGACCTTTAATTAATCTTAATATATCCCTAAccaaaatttattgattggatAGGACTCCATTGTGTTTTGTAGTTCTTCCATCAGTGTTCAATACACTCTTAGCATGGCCCCAAACAACAATTTGCATTGTAGGGATAGGGGTTTGTAGCAGTCAGCTGCAGCGTTTGCCAATCACCAAAGTATTTGCTAATCACTTTTTAACCGATCGAAGCCAACTTTCATGTCCTAACTTTTTTTGAAAGTGTCAAGTGGTACCTCAAGGCTCAAACtcacaaattttatattatttttttgatagaCCTGAAGGTACACGGTACACTTTTTGAAAGTTGAAGGTACACTTAATATTACTGGAAGATCTCTGCAGGACAGATAATTTCAAAACAGTTTCTTTTTAATCTTATCATGAGGAACTCCGGGGTATAAGTTTGTTAAATTGCTTTCATTTTAGAGTAAGATACAATGTAATtgattataaaagaaataaacacACATACCTGAATTTgatttagtaattttttttttgagtaacaatagttttcatttcattagaAAACAGAGGAAGCATACACCAGGTATGATGCAGGACTTCCCCCTAATGATTTACGTCAGCACGGATCACTCTGCATGAAAACTAACGAGCATTACAGGCAGTCCGCACTTTGACATTCCCCTGTTAATACTCATTGCAGCCCAAAACAATAATTCACAGTACAGCCCTACAGATTCACATGTTATGGTGGGGAATCCCGAAGGAGTAGGTTGGACAGATTCTTGGTACATCGGAGTGGATGTACTTCTATAAGACAGGTCTAAAGAGATATTGCTCTCCAGCCATTGCCCCATCTCGCTATCGTCCGAAATGGTGGATTGGTCATGTCTCTTTGAATTCTTGGACTGTTGGCCACACGATAAAGAGTTTAGTAAGGAAATAAGTGGGCAATGGTCAATGGAAATCCATCGATTAGGAAGGTAGGGTGGATTATAGATTGAGAACCAAGCTTGGCAAGCTAAAAAAAAGTGGAACAAGAACATATTCGGCAATGTGGATGAACAGTTGGCAGCCTTGGAGGAAAAGGTGGAAGACTAGATAGAATGGGGGATTTTAAGGACTTAATCAAAGCTGAAATTAAGTAGAGAAATGTGGACAGTGGAGACAAAAATAGAGAGTTAGATGGATAACGAAGGGAGATCAAAACACAAAGTTCTTCCATAGCAAGGTCAAAAGAAGGGCAAATAGAAATCACATATATAGAAGGCATTTTTTGGAAAACGAATtgaattttcaatttgaaGGAGATGAAAAAGGCTATGATGGAACATTTTACGCTATTATTCTCAAGTGTTAATAAGACTAGACCCACCATAGGAGACGATACTCTCAAAACGATTGAATCCACACGATGATTCTTTCCTGAGAAAACCTTATCTATATGTGGAAGAACTAAAGGAGGCAATTTGAGAGTGTGGTGGACCTAAACCTCCAGGGTCGCAGGACTATAACTTCAACTTCTATCATAACAGTTTAGGTTATTATTCTCaagtgttaatttttttaaattctctcaaCTCTTAAATGGGACACACTAAAATTATTCGTCATTTTAGaatattttttgagaaaatattattacaaattttcataaaatttctatCATTGAGAAGTTTTAAttcaaacaatcatttttattcctttattgatttatttacttaaccaattaaccaatattatttattttaattaaaaatataatgaaaataaataaaaccaaaaaatattatatttcacaaataaaaaacacctttttttttaaattggatTTGAGTTGAACTTTGAATGAACACCGAGAGAGGGGAGGGGAGGAATACTAAAAAGTACGCTCAtgtattttttgaattttttgggagaaaattttggaacaATTTGTGGTGGGATTGTTATCATGAGATGGAAATGAAGTCaaccaaatttaaattatttaatttatgagCTTGAAGATTACTCGGCGTACTGAATAGGAGAAGTCTCTCTCTAGCTAGGCTTTTGATCCTACATTTGGCCCATATTCATGGGCCAACcagaatagaataaagaagGGCGTAAGAAAATTACCAATTTGCTACAGGACAGATGTCATATAAAGACCCCTTTGGAGACAAATTTCATATATAGTGTAGATATAAGATTAAAATTCAATAGCAATCCTAAAAATCATGTCTCAATAATTGAAGTCcacttttataaatttgaaaaataatctattaatcatatatatatatatatagaaatatAGTCCAATTCGCatagaaatttttagaaagagAGAGGGTAATGTGTGCCATGCTATATCATATGTtgtaatttgtttatttgtctTGCATTAAATGCGTGATTGGGCTTTATATCAAGGTTCTCCATCATCCATACAAGCACCAGTAAAGACGTCAAAGCCAGGGGTCCaagcattttccatggttccTCCGGTCCTTAGATCGCTTTCAATAGTAAACGGAAATGCAGATGAAACAGCATCGATCAGTTTAAAAAAGAAGCCTTAAACCCAGGAGTCCAAGCATTTGAATGGTTGCTCCCGTCTTACTTGGCTTTAATTACAATTATACTTAATTATATAGCATACTACAAATGCAATGTAAAAGGCAAATCAAACAGCACACTCTCCGGATTCAGCTTGATTGGTGCTTTCCATGCTTTTATGACTATGTTGTAACGGATGATCATGCGGATTTTCATCTCTACCCACTCCAACATCACCTGAAACTTGCAGCGAGGAGTCCGTATTATTGGAAGCTTTTATGGGTGCTAAGTTCTTTCCATTCGCAACTTGTACTGGTAATTGCTTCTGCTCATTTTCGATGTTCTTGTACTTTTTGTAGACTACGAATAGTACCATCTGAATCATCCCTAAAACAACTCCGATTATGTTTGGGAGCTGAGGTTATTAACccacaacaagaaaagaaaaagaatcagagaaaaaggtaaaaatagaTATTATTCCGGAGTTAAAAGCCATCCTTTCAGATACTTACAGATATATAGAAGTCCTTTAGAAGTACGCCATAGATCAACCACATAATGGCGCTCAAggtgaggaaaaatgataaaGCGAATGGCATGAACTCAACGCTTTTGGTGCGAACGACCAACCTCTATGGAAATTAATTACAAGTAAGAAAATAGTAATGAGGCAGAGGCAGAGGCAGAGGTAGAGTATAACAATAGCtctaaagagaaaaaaaataaaaaagaagtaGGAAAGATAAAGAATCTGACCATTATGCTCAAAGGCGCTGCAAAAACACCGGCTGATGATACTACACAAAACCATCCAACAATATGGATCCGGCTTGGTcctttggaaaagaaatgtgTAAGAAGAAGGATCAAGAGAAGGCCCCCAAAATTGAACAGAAGCAGCAGCTTCATAGTCAAAATCTGCAATCTCCCAGTACTGTAAAGCTTCATTAAGATATTCAAACAGGCGATTACGTAAATAGCAGGAAGAACATTATAATTAGTACGCAACGTACCCTAGCTTTCTTTGGTGCGTAAATGATGAAGACAACAGTGTAGATAGTTTCCACAAAGCAACCAAAGGAATTGATGGTCATGAGAAGGAAAGCATTGGATTTTAGTGTGGCGTAGTATATCCAAAGCACAGCGCTTACTAGTGCAACGACGTAAGGAATTGATTGAAACCCTTCAGTCGATTTCTTTCTATAAACCCGAAGAAATGTAGGCCTGCAATTTATTAGATCGTCCAATGCTCTTGTTAATTTCACTGAGTTGCAAGCCGAAACATTAAAATacctatacatatatagaaaGTTTAATACGCattaatggaaaaaaaataaaaaaaaaagagaacacTTACAGAGGCGCAAGGTACACCATGAAAGAGAGGATGTTacctaaaataaatattcatgaTTGTTATCGTGATCAGGTTCGGAAGCaggaaataaaatgaacaagaaaataattaaagattAGATTTTCCTTACATAAAGAAATATACATAATGTACATTCTAAATTTCTACCATAACCGTACAACTACATGAACAATGACATGTAAAAGAAGCACGTTAGACATGGACACCAAACTTTTCATAggacaaagaaagaaagaagaaactaAGGTTGTCTAGGTTTTTAAGCTCTTAAGTGACATTCTTCTTTTCTGCTTTTTACTCCAGTTTTAGTTCTCCTTTACAGTTTGCCTTGCCATGGCAGATGGCACCAAATTAATAAATGCACCAACCGCCGGGTTAGCAGTAAACAAGAAAATGCTTGTGatataagaaagaatttgtgcAACCATCAGTAAGGATGAAAATGGTACTTGCTTATGCAATTTTATACCTAGAATACCGGAGACAATTATCCATGGATGGTAAGCCATCTCTTCAGCTCTGATCTCTTTCTCTGATAGAAGGTATTAGAAAGAAATAATGTAGAAGCAGGTAAAACCTAATCCTAGCTTCCTCTCATCCAAATTCTTTTTCACAGACAGAGGCACATTTGGTGTGATACATTAATAGAGAGATATATAAGATGGGAAATGGGAGGGCGTATTACTTAGtttgttaaaattaagaaaactgCAAGAGCTAATTCAAACTCTTCGTTTAGTTTTCAATTTAATACTAATTCACTTTTTGCTTTTGCAAGTAAAGAGTACAAAATACTTTTTGGATATATggatttatttttgaatacttgaattaaatatttaaaaaattgatttttttttttttatttctatgcGGACCTATaacatttgaattgatggtATTTTTAATTAACCTTTCACTTTCAACCAAATATAGTTTCAGGCTCTAGTTATACTATAACCTAACGGAACAAAGCTTACTTTTGTtctaaaaaggaaagaaagagtcCTACTTAATTGCAAGgatttctttatatatatatatatatatatataagaaccAAAAATCACACCCCCAATTGCGGAAACCTTGAAATCCATATATAGATCCACATCCCGACAGCCTTCATTCATATGGGCTTGAGTATTTTGAAAGTTAGAATCCATTAACTGATGGGTCGGATGTGAAATATCAAAGTACACAAAATGTGACCTAATTTCGGGTTAGTTTCTTTTATGGCCCAGAAAGAATATTATCTGAAAGAGGAATACTGTGGATTATTATAATTGCTTAATACATCAAGCATCTGTTGCACAAGAAAGGCAACATATTCCTCAATAATATTGATACTTGAAGTTTGAACCGCTAGCTGCATCTATATTTCAGACAAGCTTATCCTAGACAAATATCAGCTCTTGGAGATCCAGGCGGGCCACATGCGACCAAATCCTGTTGCGTATCATGGCAAGCAATTCTGCAATTTCAGGCAAAAAATTAGGGGCTTAGATGTTAGTGGGGATTTTATGTTTGACACTGAGTAATCTGTTTTGCCAATCCTGGTATCTGTTCTCACAGGACTGATCTACACTTTCTAAGCTTACAAGAACAAACTGTTTCTATTTGTCTGTAAGAATTAAGTACACGCCCCATAGCCATTTTGGATGGAAAATGGTATAATCCTTTCCTTTGCACAGATTGCTCACCACTATTGGTGACATCAAAGTGGTAATTAACCTTAATTTCTTTCTAGTTTTTTCAACCCCTAATTTTATTGCATCAGTATGAGTTATGACGCGAGCTGCTATTTCTATTGCATCAGTATGAGTTATGACGCGAGCTGCTATTTCTGACTATGTATTCAACGGTAAGATCACTGCAATTTCCATAGAAAAATGGTAATTAATTAGGTCAATAAATCTAAAGATCCGGCTCCTTCTCTTTTGTGAATTTAAGTCGAGAGATTGATTTATGTCAAGATTGAATTGTAACAATTGACCCATTTCTAAACAAATTCTCGTTAAACCATTTCACGTTAGAGAGCAAACGTCGTTAGGCATTGTATttcctctttttattttctcaacaATCTCTATAGTCTCTATGGCTTTCCCTGTCTAATAACCATGTTtcagaaaaaataaagtttcTCGGCTCGGTTCTGCAACTCTTTCTTTAAGCTTAAATGGAGCTTAACCAATCCTCTTACTTATGTTTAATCCAATACATCTTCTTCCTTGGAAAAACCTGGAATATCGCTAGAAAAGGACAACTTTGAACTTGAAAACTTCCTCCTTTCAAGCACAGAAAATTAAACCAGTTATGTTCTTGAGTTCTT
This window encodes:
- the LOC18605165 gene encoding bidirectional sugar transporter N3: MAYHPWIIVSGILGNILSFMVYLAPLPTFLRVYRKKSTEGFQSIPYVVALVSAVLWIYYATLKSNAFLLMTINSFGCFVETIYTVVFIIYAPKKARILTMKLLLLFNFGGLLLILLLTHFFSKGPSRIHIVGWFCVVSSAGVFAAPLSIMRLVVRTKSVEFMPFALSFFLTLSAIMWLIYGVLLKDFYISLPNIIGVVLGMIQMVLFVVYKKYKNIENEQKQLPVQVANGKNLAPIKASNNTDSSLQVSGDVGVGRDENPHDHPLQHSHKSMESTNQAESGECAV